In Streptomyces sp. NBC_00414, a single window of DNA contains:
- a CDS encoding alpha/beta fold hydrolase, whose protein sequence is MTDDAVAPNRFRDRNPVPGLPLYDLAGFTHRWVDAEGIRLHAVEGGRPDGPAVVLLAGFPQTWWAWRKVMPGLAERFHVIAIDLPGQGHSDRPRRGYDTHTVASRVQAALTALNVPKYWVVAHDIGAWVAFSLALKYEERLHGVALLDAGIPGITLPDSIPTDPDRAWKTWHFAFHLVSELPETLLTGRERDYVDWFLKAKTLSPDTFDSVEIDHYAAALAAEGGLSASLAYYRDAAESARKNHDALERGHLTVPVLGISSSHGSIPDMAASLGPWAENATGVLIAQAGHFIPDEQPEATVDALTAFIDHECAE, encoded by the coding sequence ATGACCGACGACGCCGTAGCCCCGAACCGCTTCCGCGACCGGAACCCGGTGCCCGGGTTGCCGCTGTACGACCTTGCGGGTTTCACTCACCGCTGGGTCGACGCCGAAGGAATCCGACTGCACGCCGTGGAAGGCGGTCGGCCGGACGGTCCCGCCGTCGTCCTGCTCGCCGGATTTCCGCAGACCTGGTGGGCTTGGCGAAAGGTGATGCCGGGCCTTGCCGAGCGATTCCACGTGATCGCGATCGACCTGCCGGGGCAGGGCCATTCCGACCGCCCTCGAAGGGGCTACGACACACACACCGTCGCTTCGCGTGTCCAGGCCGCGCTGACCGCGCTCAACGTGCCGAAGTACTGGGTCGTCGCCCATGACATCGGGGCCTGGGTCGCCTTCTCGCTGGCCCTGAAGTACGAGGAGCGCCTGCACGGTGTCGCTCTGCTGGACGCCGGCATTCCCGGAATCACCCTCCCGGACTCCATCCCGACGGATCCCGACCGGGCCTGGAAGACCTGGCACTTCGCCTTCCACCTGGTGTCCGAACTGCCCGAGACGCTGCTCACCGGCCGCGAGCGCGACTACGTCGACTGGTTCTTGAAGGCCAAGACGCTGTCCCCGGACACCTTCGACAGCGTCGAGATCGACCACTACGCCGCCGCCCTCGCGGCCGAGGGAGGTCTTTCGGCGTCACTCGCCTACTACCGCGACGCCGCGGAATCAGCGCGCAAGAATCATGACGCCCTCGAACGAGGACACTTGACCGTTCCGGTCCTGGGAATCTCCAGCTCCCATGGCTCGATCCCCGACATGGCCGCCTCCCTCGGCCCGTGGGCGGAGAACGCGACCGGCGTCTTGATCGCACAGGCCGGACACTTCATTCCCGACGAGCAGCCCGAGGCAACCGTGGACGCGTTGACCGCGTTCATCGATCACGAGTGCGCCGAGTAG
- a CDS encoding TetR/AcrR family transcriptional regulator: protein MAGKKQFDVDIALDAAMVQFWRAGYADTSLDDLSRTTGLNRSSIYSSFGDKDALYLRCLDRYAARYGNRYDQALSCASEEPLQAVRAFFEVTLQRIADPDVPDGCLIAQTAMAAPVLSPAIAARATEALGFQHARLRTALNAAQLTEGDADDFAVHLTAVNQSLAVMSRTRASQQQLRTVIDISMSTLSHALRARS, encoded by the coding sequence ATGGCCGGGAAGAAGCAGTTCGACGTGGACATCGCGCTCGACGCGGCGATGGTCCAGTTCTGGCGGGCCGGATACGCCGACACGTCCCTCGACGACCTCTCCAGGACGACCGGACTGAACCGCAGTTCCATCTACTCCTCGTTCGGCGACAAGGACGCGCTCTACCTGCGCTGCCTGGACCGCTACGCCGCGCGGTACGGAAACAGGTACGACCAGGCGCTTTCCTGCGCGTCCGAGGAACCGCTGCAGGCGGTACGGGCGTTCTTCGAGGTCACCCTGCAGCGCATCGCCGACCCTGACGTACCTGATGGATGCCTGATCGCCCAGACCGCGATGGCGGCACCGGTGCTCAGCCCCGCCATCGCCGCACGCGCGACGGAAGCTCTGGGCTTTCAGCATGCGCGGCTGCGGACCGCCCTGAACGCCGCGCAGTTGACCGAAGGCGATGCCGACGACTTCGCGGTTCACCTGACGGCCGTCAACCAGTCGCTGGCCGTGATGAGCAGGACCAGGGCGAGCCAGCAGCAGCTCCGCACGGTCATCGACATCAGCATGAGCACGCTCTCGCACGCCTTGCGTGCCCGGAGCTAG
- a CDS encoding Rid family hydrolase, translated as MSTVTFGITPGYGEKLHEALGYSAAVRVGDRVETSGQAGVDDDLVIPDSLEEEIIQAFDNVERTLATVGATWKDVIHVNSYHKVAPGDDAIGDDHNTVMAEQFRRRLDGRAPIWTETGVTVLGLAAMRVEIRVTAIVGSGN; from the coding sequence ATGAGCACCGTCACCTTCGGCATCACTCCGGGCTACGGCGAGAAGCTGCACGAGGCTCTCGGCTACAGCGCGGCCGTCCGCGTCGGCGACCGGGTCGAGACCTCCGGTCAGGCCGGGGTGGATGACGACCTGGTCATCCCCGACTCGCTGGAGGAAGAGATCATCCAGGCTTTCGACAACGTGGAGCGCACGCTCGCCACGGTCGGCGCGACCTGGAAGGACGTCATCCACGTCAACTCGTACCACAAGGTCGCACCGGGAGATGACGCCATCGGCGACGACCACAACACGGTCATGGCCGAGCAGTTCCGCCGCCGCCTCGACGGCCGCGCGCCGATCTGGACCGAGACGGGCGTCACGGTTCTCGGCCTGGCCGCCATGCGCGTGGAGATCCGCGTCACCGCGATCGTCGGCTCCGGGAACTGA
- a CDS encoding MarR family winged helix-turn-helix transcriptional regulator, whose amino-acid sequence MTSTGEPLSGTGEHEDDEELRWLDEQEKAAWTGMISLVLLLPGKLESPLRQEHGLTLFEYLVLSHLSEAPQRRLRMGELAFLASGSLSRLSNVTKRCEQRGWVVRTPDPADGRYTLAELTDAGFDIVHQAAPTHLRAVRRMVLDSLNTTDLKALARIAQKLRIVPDDFG is encoded by the coding sequence ATGACCAGCACGGGAGAGCCCTTGAGCGGGACCGGCGAACACGAGGACGACGAGGAGCTGCGATGGCTCGACGAGCAGGAGAAGGCGGCGTGGACGGGGATGATCTCCCTTGTCCTGCTGCTGCCGGGCAAGCTGGAGTCGCCGCTGCGGCAGGAACACGGCCTCACTCTGTTCGAGTACCTCGTGCTCAGTCACCTCTCCGAGGCCCCGCAGCGCAGGCTGCGGATGGGAGAACTCGCCTTCCTCGCCAGCGGGTCGCTCTCCCGCCTGTCCAACGTCACCAAACGCTGCGAACAGCGCGGCTGGGTCGTACGGACACCTGACCCGGCCGACGGCCGCTACACCCTCGCCGAACTCACCGACGCAGGCTTCGACATCGTGCACCAGGCAGCGCCCACACACCTGCGCGCCGTACGCCGCATGGTCCTCGACTCGCTCAATACCACCGACCTGAAGGCGCTCGCCCGCATCGCACAAAAACTCCGCATCGTCCCCGACGACTTCGGCTGA
- a CDS encoding SDR family NAD(P)-dependent oxidoreductase, whose translation MNTPTAVITGAAGGLGQATARQLLAAGFDVVAVTRDASSAQTTLHTLAAHAPERTVHALHADLMDRAAIRALVTRLRGTVAQVDVLVNNAGAAFSRYAETAEGVERTHALNHLAPFQLTHLLLADALFAPEARVINISSDLVTRGRIDTDAPDVTGVSWRDHFSQIAVYGTAKLAGVLATAALATRLPAGMHAYSANPGVVRTAFNSKSGGLLKAASLVGVFAQTPEKAAGTPVLLASAPTPPAPNGGFFAKKAAATRPGPARDAALASRVYEHTARTLDLVPLPTS comes from the coding sequence GTGAACACCCCAACTGCCGTCATCACAGGCGCGGCCGGCGGCCTCGGACAGGCCACGGCCCGACAACTGCTGGCCGCCGGATTCGATGTCGTGGCCGTGACCCGCGATGCGTCCAGCGCGCAGACAACTCTGCACACGCTGGCGGCACATGCGCCGGAGCGCACCGTCCACGCCCTGCACGCGGACCTCATGGACCGCGCCGCCATCCGAGCGCTCGTCACTCGACTGCGCGGCACCGTCGCCCAGGTCGACGTACTCGTCAACAACGCGGGCGCGGCCTTCTCGCGCTACGCGGAGACCGCCGAGGGCGTGGAGCGCACCCACGCGCTGAACCACCTGGCGCCGTTCCAGCTGACCCATCTGCTGCTCGCCGACGCGCTGTTCGCACCCGAGGCCCGCGTCATCAACATCTCCAGCGACCTCGTGACCCGCGGACGCATCGATACCGACGCCCCTGACGTCACCGGAGTCTCCTGGCGCGACCATTTCTCGCAGATCGCCGTGTACGGCACGGCCAAGCTCGCCGGCGTGCTCGCGACCGCCGCGCTCGCGACCAGGCTGCCCGCTGGAATGCACGCCTACAGCGCCAACCCCGGCGTCGTCAGAACGGCGTTCAACAGCAAGTCCGGCGGACTGCTGAAGGCCGCGTCACTGGTCGGCGTGTTCGCCCAGACGCCGGAGAAGGCGGCCGGCACCCCGGTCCTCCTCGCCTCGGCCCCTACACCTCCGGCTCCGAACGGCGGATTCTTCGCCAAGAAGGCAGCCGCGACCAGACCCGGACCGGCGCGGGACGCGGCGCTGGCGTCGAGAGTCTACGAACACACGGCACGCACCCTGGATCTCGTCCCCCTGCCGACGAGTTGA
- a CDS encoding dioxygenase family protein — protein MNVTGERPRTMRDRVRRRVLTAVLGRIDNQAYMRHATTIDAHRSTANSGNGPYYVSGSPHRRDIREGLDGAPLLLRIRAVEVGTLAPLPDATVEVWHCDAHGVYSGYQRYGADKFPALVSLTLRRFRPTDSATFLRGEQTTDGNGQAEFQTIVPGWYTPRTVHIHVRVSRADKPLLTTELYFSDDFAAHIQSLPPYADRGRSPFVNTNDVEIRLAKGSPGSWPTVRPTADGHQADVTLQVRT, from the coding sequence ATGAACGTGACCGGGGAACGGCCGCGGACGATGCGCGACCGAGTGCGTCGACGGGTCCTGACCGCCGTACTGGGCCGGATCGACAACCAGGCGTACATGCGGCACGCGACCACCATCGACGCCCACCGGAGCACCGCGAACTCGGGCAACGGGCCGTACTACGTAAGCGGCTCACCGCACCGGCGTGACATCCGGGAAGGCCTCGACGGCGCCCCACTGCTGCTGCGCATCCGTGCCGTCGAGGTGGGCACGCTGGCGCCGCTGCCGGACGCGACCGTCGAGGTCTGGCACTGCGACGCGCACGGGGTCTACTCGGGCTACCAGCGCTACGGCGCGGACAAGTTCCCCGCCCTCGTGTCGTTGACGCTGCGCCGGTTCCGGCCGACGGACAGTGCGACCTTCCTGCGGGGCGAGCAGACCACCGACGGGAACGGTCAGGCCGAGTTCCAGACCATCGTGCCCGGCTGGTACACCCCACGCACCGTCCACATCCATGTCCGGGTCAGCCGTGCCGACAAGCCCCTGCTGACGACCGAGCTGTACTTCTCCGACGACTTCGCCGCGCACATACAGTCGCTGCCGCCCTACGCCGACCGCGGGCGCAGCCCGTTCGTCAACACCAACGATGTCGAGATCCGGCTGGCCAAGGGCTCGCCCGGAAGCTGGCCGACCGTACGGCCGACCGCGGACGGCCACCAGGCCGACGTCACCCTGCAAGTCCGTACCTGA